The Achromobacter spanius genome includes the window TTGATTCCAGAATCATTCATCCAGGATCTACTCGCCCGAGTCGACGTCGTCGACGTTGTCGGGCGATATGTGCAGTTGCGAAAGGGTGGGGCCAACTTGCTTGGCCTGTGCCCCTTTCATAACGAAAAAAGTCCGTCATTCACTGTCAGCCCCACCAAGCAGTTCTATCACTGCTTCGGCTGTGGAGCACACGGCAGCGCCATCACTTTCCTGATGGAACATACGGGCACCAGTTTCCCCGAAGCCGTGCGCACGCTCGCGGCTTCGGCGGGAATGACGGTCCCCGAAGAAAATCACAGTCCACGTCAGCAGCAGGAATCCGCGCGTCGCAAGGCCGAGGAGTCCCGCCATACACAGGTGCTGGATGCCGCTCAGGCGCATTATCTGAAGCAGTTGCGAGCATCGCCCGCCGCGATCCGCTACCTGAAACAGCGCGGCCTGACCGGGGAAATTGCAGCGCATTTCGGCTTGGGCTGGTCGGGTACCGACCGTCACGGGCTGTCGCAGGTTTTTCCCAATTACGAAGACCCCACGCTGGTTGAGTCAGGGCTGGTCATCGAGTCCGAAGACGGGCGCCGCTATGACCGTTTTCGCGAGCGCGTCATGTTTCCGATCCGCAATGTGCGGGGTAGCCTCATCGGATTTGGCGGACGCATCATCGGCAAGGGCGAGCCCAAATACCTGAATTCCCCCGAGACGCCGCTGTTTTCCAAGGGCCACGAGCTATACGGCCTTTGGGAAGCGCGCCAAGCCATCCGCCAGGAAGGCCAGGTGATCGTGGTGGAAGGCTACATGGATGTGGTGGGGTTGGCGCAGCAGGGTATCGCCAACGCCGTCGCGACGCTGGGTACGGCGACCACGCCAGACCACGTGAAAAAGTTGCTTCGCGCAAGCGATAAGGTGATCTTCAGTTTTGATGGGGACGGAGCGGGCCGCCGCGCCGCCTGGCGAGCGTTGCAGGCTTGCCTACCGGTGCTGCGTGACGATATCGCGATACGATTTTTGTTTTTGCCGTCAGAGCACGATCCCGATTCGTATGTCCGCGAATTGGGCGCCGAAGCGTTTCGCGCCTGTTTGGGCGATGCGGTGGCGCTTTCTCGTTTCCTGTTGGACGAGCTGGCGTCGCGCCATAACATGTCCGAAGCGGAAGGGCGCGCCAGTTGCCTGCATGAGGCCAAGCCTTTGTTGGCGTCGATTCCAGAATGCGCGTTGCGCGTTCAGATCGAGCGCGAAATGGCCAAGCTTGTGCAACTGACGCCCGAAGAAATGGCGCAGATTCTGGCCCAGCAGCCCGCCAAGCCTTTTACGCCGGCCGGGTCCAAGCCCCCGTCTGGTGAAGGTGGCGGGGCAGCGGGAGCCTCTGCTTCAGATCATGATGGCGGGCACCCGGATATGGGATACGACTTTGCCGGCCATGATTTCCAGGACATTCCCGCCGACGAGCCCGACTATGCCGATTACGGGCATATTCCGTCGCACGGCGCTGAAATGCTTGGCGGTGGCGGCCAGAGGGCCGCAGGGAAACCCGAGTGGAAGAGTAAAGGCGACTGGAAGGGCAAGAGCGACTGGAAGGGCGGGAAAGGCAACTGGAAGGGGCGCCGGGACAATGACGTCGGCGGCTTCGAAGGACGCCGCACGATGCCGTCACTGGCCAAGCGTTTGCTGGGTCTTTTGCTGGCCCACCCCGAATTAGTGGATTCCATGGGTGATCAGCAGCTTGAAGTCATCGATCATGGCCCCCATCTAGGTTTGGTAAGAGACCTGATCATGCTGGCCCAATCCAGCGGGGCACGCCATGTGGGCGCCTTGCTGGAAGCGGCTGATCCGGACTCGGACTTGGCAACCGTATTGAAAGGGTTGCGCGCGGATATCCTGTCGCAGGAAGATCTGCCCGACCCGCAGACGGAGTGGGATGACGCCTTGCGGCGCATTGAATTCGATTCGGCCAAGCTGGAAATGGCCAAATTGGCGTCTACCGGCCTGTCGACTGACGAAGCGCGCAAGCGCTACCTGGAGCTCTCCGGCAGAATGGCCGTCCTTAAGGGTGCCGGGATACGTTAAATGCGCTAAAATTAAAGGTTGTCCGCTGGCAGGCATGGGTGCTTGGCGGAACGATCTGACGGAATCAAATCCCGATATCGCGATCTAATTCTGAAGTGATGGGTTGAAAAGCAGTCGTAGAAAGTAGAAGCAAAAGATAGAACCAAGATCGGTGCTGGAAGTAGCGCACCAGAAAAGGGTACCAAGCAATTGAAATTCGGCCGAAGAGCTTTGGATTCGGCAGCCGTATTTGTTACATCATTAAATTATTATGGCCAATGGCTGATAGCCAAAGGCTGAGCGGTGAATCAGGCAGTTCAACGGCGAGCATTTTTGCGTAGCGTTAGTGGTCTGGGTGCTGTGTCTACATAGCTGCTAGGGGCAACGACCCCATAAGCAAGCAAAGCCTATTTATAGGCAGGCAGCCCCCCCAACGCCCGGAATCCGTCGCGGAATGAGGTTATGCACGTAAAGCGCCCCAACGGTATTGCTCCGCCACGTCGCTAAACGGGTTCGAAAGAACTGGCGCTGCGAACAACGCAGCCGCGTGATCTTCGCCGATTTATCTGTTTTACCCGTAGCTGCGTCGCGCTAGGCCACCGTCTGGCGTGGCGCTTGCGCGGTGCAACATGCCCAAACGGGTTGCGACGACCACGGAAGCGACTATGACCAAATCCACCGGCAAATCCTCCTCTGCAATTGATGCGGCTGAAATCAAGGCCCCCGCGGCCAAGCGCGCCGTAAGCATGGCGGCGGAAAAAGCGCCCGCCAAGACGGCGGTGAAGGTCGCCAAGCCTGCTGCTGCCAAGACGGCTGCCAAAAAGGCAACCAAGACGGCTGCGGCTGACAAGCCCGAAAAAGTGACGAAGGCTCGCGCCAAGAAGGCTGAGGATAAGCTCGCCGACCTGGTGGGGGGCAGCGCCCCGCGCTCGGGTCCCGTGCCTAGCGGCCGCCGCCCGGGCCGTCCCGCAAAGAATGCCAACAATGATTCCGACGGTTTCGACGATACGATGGACGGCGAAGGCGAAGTCTTGCCCGATCTGAAGCCGCCCAAGCGTGGTGGCAAGCGCGGCAAGGCCGATCCCAAGGATCTGATCGCCCGTGGCCCCGTCACGCCCGAAGAATACGAAGCACGCCGCAACCGCCTGAAGCAGCTGATCAAGCTGGGCAAGGATCGCGGCTACCTGACATACGGCGAAATCAACGACCATCTGCCTGACGACTTGGTCGACGCCGAAGCCATTGACGGCATCATCAGCACGTTCAGCGACATGGGTATCGCGGTCTATGACCAGGCACCCGACGCCGAAACGCTGCTGATGAGCGAGAACGCGCCGGTCGCGTCCAACGACGACGACGTCGAAGACGAAGCCGAAGCCGCTCTCACCACGGTGGATTCCGACTTCGGTCGCACCACCGACCCCGTGCGTATGTACATGCGCGAAATGGGTTCGGTCGAGCTGCTGACTCGCGAAGGCGAAATCGAAATCGCCAAGCGCATCGAAGACGGCTTGAAGCACATGGTCATGGCTATTTCGGCCTGCCCGGCCACGATCAACGAGATCCTTGCCCACATCCTGCGCGTGCGCGAAGGCCAGGCGCAGATCGACGAAGTCGTTGATGGCCTCGTTGATCCGGAAGACGGCGAAGAATACGCTGGTGCCGGTGTCACGGCGGACGAAGACGAAGGCGACGACGGCCCTGCCGGCGGCATGTCCAGCAAGCAACTGGAAGACCTGCGCGTGAAGGCGCTGGCCAAGTTCGATGAAGTGGGCAAGCAGTTCGACAAGATGCGCCTGTCGTACGAGAAGGACGGCTACAAGTCAGACATCTACGTGCGCGCCCAGGAATCCATCCAGAACGAACTGATGGGTATCCGCTTCACCGCCAAGATGGTCGAGAAGCTGGCTGACACGCTGCGCAACCAGGTGGAAGAAGTGCGCCAGCTTGAACGCGCCGTCCTGCACACGTGTGTGGACCGTGCCGGCATGCCGCGCACGCACTTCATCAAGGTCTTCCCGGGCAACGAAACCAATCTGCAGTGGGTGGTGGACGAAGTTGCCGCTGGCCATCCTTACGCCGAGACGCTGGAACGCCAGATTCCCGCTGTTCAGGAATTGCAGCAGAAGTTGATCGACCTGCAAACGCGCGTCGTGCTGCCGCTGAAGGACTTGAAAGACGTCAACAAGCGCATGGCCACCGGCGAAGCCAAGGCTCGCAAGGCCAAGCGCGAAATGACCGAGGCCAACTTGCGCCTGGTGATCTCGATCGCCAAGAAGTACACGAACCGTGGCCTGCAGTTCCTGGATCTGATCCAGGAAGGCAACATTGGTCTGATGAAGGCCGTGGATAAGTTTGAATACCGGCGCGGCTACAAGTTCTCGACGTACGCCACGTGGTGGATTCGTCAGGCTATTACGCGTTCCATCGCTGACCAGGCGCGCACCATCCGTATTCCGGTTCACATGATCGAAACGATCAACAAGATGAACCGGATCAGCCGTCAGATCCTGCAGGAAACCGGCGCCGAGC containing:
- the dnaG gene encoding DNA primase translates to MIPESFIQDLLARVDVVDVVGRYVQLRKGGANLLGLCPFHNEKSPSFTVSPTKQFYHCFGCGAHGSAITFLMEHTGTSFPEAVRTLAASAGMTVPEENHSPRQQQESARRKAEESRHTQVLDAAQAHYLKQLRASPAAIRYLKQRGLTGEIAAHFGLGWSGTDRHGLSQVFPNYEDPTLVESGLVIESEDGRRYDRFRERVMFPIRNVRGSLIGFGGRIIGKGEPKYLNSPETPLFSKGHELYGLWEARQAIRQEGQVIVVEGYMDVVGLAQQGIANAVATLGTATTPDHVKKLLRASDKVIFSFDGDGAGRRAAWRALQACLPVLRDDIAIRFLFLPSEHDPDSYVRELGAEAFRACLGDAVALSRFLLDELASRHNMSEAEGRASCLHEAKPLLASIPECALRVQIEREMAKLVQLTPEEMAQILAQQPAKPFTPAGSKPPSGEGGGAAGASASDHDGGHPDMGYDFAGHDFQDIPADEPDYADYGHIPSHGAEMLGGGGQRAAGKPEWKSKGDWKGKSDWKGGKGNWKGRRDNDVGGFEGRRTMPSLAKRLLGLLLAHPELVDSMGDQQLEVIDHGPHLGLVRDLIMLAQSSGARHVGALLEAADPDSDLATVLKGLRADILSQEDLPDPQTEWDDALRRIEFDSAKLEMAKLASTGLSTDEARKRYLELSGRMAVLKGAGIR
- the rpoD gene encoding RNA polymerase sigma factor RpoD — its product is MTKSTGKSSSAIDAAEIKAPAAKRAVSMAAEKAPAKTAVKVAKPAAAKTAAKKATKTAAADKPEKVTKARAKKAEDKLADLVGGSAPRSGPVPSGRRPGRPAKNANNDSDGFDDTMDGEGEVLPDLKPPKRGGKRGKADPKDLIARGPVTPEEYEARRNRLKQLIKLGKDRGYLTYGEINDHLPDDLVDAEAIDGIISTFSDMGIAVYDQAPDAETLLMSENAPVASNDDDVEDEAEAALTTVDSDFGRTTDPVRMYMREMGSVELLTREGEIEIAKRIEDGLKHMVMAISACPATINEILAHILRVREGQAQIDEVVDGLVDPEDGEEYAGAGVTADEDEGDDGPAGGMSSKQLEDLRVKALAKFDEVGKQFDKMRLSYEKDGYKSDIYVRAQESIQNELMGIRFTAKMVEKLADTLRNQVEEVRQLERAVLHTCVDRAGMPRTHFIKVFPGNETNLQWVVDEVAAGHPYAETLERQIPAVQELQQKLIDLQTRVVLPLKDLKDVNKRMATGEAKARKAKREMTEANLRLVISIAKKYTNRGLQFLDLIQEGNIGLMKAVDKFEYRRGYKFSTYATWWIRQAITRSIADQARTIRIPVHMIETINKMNRISRQILQETGAEPDPATLAQKMDMPEDKIRKILKIAKEPISMETPIGDDDDSHLGDFIEDTSTLAPSDAALHGSMRDVVKEVLDSLTPREAKVLRMRFGIEMSTDQTLEEVGKQFDVTRERIRQIEAKALRKLRHPSRADKLKSFLEGQ